In one Oryctolagus cuniculus unplaced genomic scaffold, mOryCun1.1 SCAFFOLD_64, whole genome shotgun sequence genomic region, the following are encoded:
- the LOC138848049 gene encoding zinc finger protein 271-like, with product MTAFEDLAVYFTWEEWQKMNNAQKILYRDVMLETYSSLFSLGHCITKPDLIFKLERGEEPWIVDECLNQSLSVVMKRDDLIRINQESQDKSLNQDFMKNNKTSALKRIELRKTLSLNSSHVPTLIIKKGIYSGLKPEECNKCHTVYPPSGPDQLQAGEKFDNTKIPGKSLQFCEPLSQLDNIHIMKQPFGPTGQAKVFTRKMFCKSERVHMAENHNKSTLTFGKATQIEKAIHENSSLNMHQQTHTRKKFYKYIMYVEPVIHQSHLAINQRLNTRGKVYTCKPCGKSLSFNSPSECNDCGKAFRQNSFLRKHQQIHTGEKPHECSDCRKAFTQKSYLINHQRIHTGEKLYKCLQCGKGFLWKSDLIEHQRIHTGEKPHKCNECGKAFGHKSSLLIHQRIHTGEKPHKCNDCGKAFGRKSSLLIHQRIHTGEKPHKCNDCGKAFGQKSHLIIHQRIHTGEKPHKCNECGKAFGHKSSLLIHQRIHTGEKPHKCNECGKAFGRKPDLIIHQQIHTGEKPHKCNDCGKAFGQKSALLIHQQIHTGEKPHKCNDCGKAFGRKPDLIIHQRIHTGQKPHKCNDCGKAFGHKSGLRKHQRIHTGEKPHKCNDCGKAFGQNSDLIRHQQIHTGEKPHKCNDCGKAFGQMSSLLIHQRIHTGQKPHKCNDCGKAFGRKSSLLIHQRIHTGEKPHKCNDCGKAFGRKPDLIIHQQIHTGEKPHKCNECGKAFGHKSSLLIHQRIHTGEKPHKCNDCGKAFGQKSNLIIHQQIHTGEKPHKCNDCGKAFGQKSHLIVHQRMHTGEKPHKCNDCGKAFRYKSGLRKHQRIHTGEKPHKCNDCGKPLDKSHTSSCTREFTQGRNLINVMTVEKPFSISYTHMKTVHTGQKPYESSKCGKAFINHVINHSSYYTTEFTPGRDFMNAMIVEKPLAISHISECIRKCT from the exons ATgacagcatttgaagacctggctgtgtactttacatgggaggaatggcagaaaatgaacaatgctcagaaaatcctgtacagagatgtgatgctggagacctacagcagcctgttctccttgg ggcactgcattaccaaacctgacttgatcttcaagttggagcgaGGAGAAGAGCCATGGATCGTGGATGAATGCTTGAATCAGAGCCTTTCAG tggtcatgaaaagggatgacctgattaggatcaaccaggaaagtcaggacaaaagtctgaatcaggattttatgaaaaataacaagacatcagctctcaagagaattgaattaagaaaaacacttagtTTAAATTCAAGCCATGTTCCAACACTGATTATTAAAAAGGGAATCTATTCAGGATTGAAGCCTGAGGAATGCAATAAATGTCACACTGTGTATCCCCCcagtgggcctgatcaactacaggctggagagaaatttgataacactaagatacctggaaaatctctccagttctgtgagcctCTTAGCCAGCTTGACAATATTCACAtcatgaagcagccatttggacccACTGGACAAGCAAAAGTCTTCACAAGAAAGATGTTCTGTAAATCTGAGAGGGTTCATATGGCAGAAAACCATAATAAGTCAACTCTCACTTTTGGAAAAGCAACGCAAATAGAAAAAGCTATCCATGAAAATTCTAGCCTCAATATGCATCAACAaactcacacaagaaagaaattttataagtacattatGTATGTTGAACCTGTCATTCACCAGTCACATCTTGCAATAAACCAGAGACTAAATACAAGGGGAAAAGTTTacacatgtaaaccttgtggaaaatcactcagttttaattcaccttctgaatgtaatgactgtggaaaggCCTTTAGACAAAATTCATtcctcaggaaacatcagcaaattcacacaggggagaaacctcatgaatgtagtgACTGTAGAAAAGCCTTTACACAGAAGTCATACCTCATAaaccatcagcgaattcacacaggagagaaactttATAAATGCCTTCAATGTGGAAAAGGCTTTTTGTGGAAGTCAGACCTCATagaacaccagagaattcacacaggggagaaacctcataaatgtaatgaatgtggaaaagcctttggacacaagtcaTCCCtcctcatacaccagcgaattcacacaggggagaaacctcataaatgtaatgactgtggaaaagcctttggacgcaAGTCATCCCtcctcatacaccagcgaattcacacaggggagaaacctcataaatgtaatgattgtggaaaagcctttggacaaaagtcacacctcataatACACCaacgaattcacacaggggagaaacctcataaatgtaatgaatgtggaaaagcctttggacacaagtcaTCCCtcctcatacaccagcgaattcacacaggggagaaacctcataaatgtaatgaatgtggaaaagcctttggacgaaagccagacctcatcatacaccagcaaattcacacaggggagaaacctcataaatgtaatgactgtggaaaagccttcggACAAAAGTCAGCCCTCCTCatacatcagcaaattcacacgggggagaaacctcataaatgtaatgactgtggaaaagcctttggacgaaagccagacctcatcatacaccagcgaattcacacagggcagaaacctcataaatgtaatgactgtggaaaagccttcggACACAAGTCAggcctcaggaaacatcagcgaattcacacaggggagaaacctcataaatgtaatgactgtggaaaagcctttggacaaaactcagacctcatcagacaccagcagattcacacaggggagaaacctcataaatgtaatgactgtggaaaagcctttggacaaatgtCATCCCTGCTcatacatcagcgaattcacacagggcagaaacctcataaatgtaatgactgtggaaaagcctttggacgcaAGTCATCCCTCCtaatacaccagcgaattcacacaggggagaaacctcataaatgtaatgactgtggaaaagcctttggacgaaagccagacctcatcatacaccagcaaattcacacaggggagaaacctcataaatgtaatgaatgtggaaaagcctttggacacaagtcaTCCCTCCTcatacatcagcgaattcacacaggggagaaacctcataaatgtaatgactgtggaaaagcctttggacaaaagtcaaacctcatcatacaccagcaaattcacacaggggagaaacctcataaatgtaatgactgtggaaaagcctttggacaaaagtcacacctcattgTGCACCAGCGAAtgcacacaggggagaaacctcataaatgtaatgactgtggaaaagccttcagaTACAAGTCAggcctcaggaaacatcagcgaattcacacaggggagaaacctcataaatgtaatgactgtggaaaacctttggacaaaagtcacacctcatcgtgcaccagagaattcacacaggggagaaacctcataaatgtaatgactgtggaaaagcctttttctATAAGTTATACTCATATGAAAACagttcacacagggcagaaaccttatgaatctagtaagtgtggaaaagcctttataaaTCATGTTATAAATCATAGCTCATATTACACCACAGAATTCACACCAGGGAGAGACTTCATGAATGCAATGATTGTAGAAAAGCCCTTGGCAATAAGTCACATCTCAGAATGCATCAGAAAATGCACATAA